TCACTGGAGGAAAAAGGCTTGTCTGTCCGTAAAGGGGAACTATTACACGCTCTATTTAGTGGCTTTTCTTGTGTACAGTCCCTTCTGGTGGAAGCATTCAAGAAAGAGCTATCTCTCAATGTGTTGTGAGTGAGCAAAGAGCTGAAAAAGTTCTTCAAATATCTTTTGTTGTATGTGCTGATGATGGGCAAACATAGGGCATCTTCAAAGACCGTTTGCTCAGTAAATATGTAAGTGGAACTGTTCTCAAAGAAGTTTTTCTTTCATAGAGTGGCCCTGTTTGCCAGTGTCTTAATCCTGTGatgttctgttgtgttattgGGTAGAACAGGAAAGCACTGGTGTCTCAAACccaactctctcttctccccctctcctctcttctccccctctcctctcttctcttctcctgtcctcatttcatgtctttatctctgtctatctgtcatctcttcacctctttattctgttctgttcttctcctctcctctgtctgtcttcccctcatgttctctctctcctcctctcctcaattTCACTCATCTggttccccctccctcttcctcctcatcttttcatccctcgctctcccctcccctcatttCCTCATCTCTCACTCTACCTCCCTCAtctcctgtcactctctctctacctcctcccctcatcctcttttctgtctctctccaactccacttcactcctcctcctctcctcctctcatcccctctgtcacctctcctctctccatcccctcatctcctcttttCTGCCCCCCTCCCTATACATACCCTCATCTCCTcttttctgcccccccccccccatacatcTTCTCacgccctcaccccccccccccccccccccccccaggcgctGCAGGCGGAGTGTCAGAGTCGCGTGGCCCAGCTGGACTCGGTGACCCTGCGGAGTCGCTCCCTGCTGCGCCTCTTTGACGGAGCCATGCGGGCACGGCTGGTTGCCATGGCGAAGGACTGCAGCCAGCGCTGGGACCGCCTCACCGAGGCTGTCGAGTGCATCTGCCGTCGGCTACGGGTACCGCAGTGGCGTCACACACAACCTCATCATCTCCACccgtctatacacacacacaacctcatcaTCTCCACccgtctatacacacacacagccttctttCAATCCCTTCATTTCTTTCATTCGTTCCTGTCTTTCATTTCTATGAATTCTTTCATTCGCTCCGAGGCTCCGCCGGTTCcgatcctgtcctgtcctctcctgtcctgtcctgtcgtcTGTCCTGTCGTCTGCCATCGTCCTCTCTGCCTCACAGATGGCACTCTGATTATGAATAACATGCAGTATGTTATATTCTctcatcacgtgtgtgtgtgcataattctgtgtattttagtgttttctgagttgtgtgtgtgtgtgtgtgtgtgtaatttaaacCATGTGTTTGAGTATGTACTTTTCAggcttctgtttgtttttttgttgtgtgtgtgtgtttgcatgttttcttcgaaacactgtgtgtgtgtgtgtgtgtgtgtgtctaactccatgtgtgtgtccatctgtgctGTGCAGCACTGTGTGGGCCAGAGGGAGGCGTTTGAGCTGCAGCGGGAGGACATGGCCGTGTGGCTGGCAGACATGGACCTGCGCCTCACCGAGGTGGAGCACTGCTCCACCCACAGCACCGTCACCAAGATGCACCAGCTCCAGGTATGCGCCTCACCGTGCCCGCACAGTGCCCGTCTCGTGCCCATCTAGTACCCACCTGGTGCCCATCTAGTACCCACGTAGTGCCCATCTAGTACCCGCATAGTGCCCATCTAGTACCCACCCAGTGCCCATCTAGTACCCACCCAGTGCCCATCTAGTACCCACCTAGTGCCCATCTACTACCCACCTAGTGCCCATCTAGTACCCACCTAGTGCCCATCTAGTACCCACCCAGTGCCCATCTAGTACCCACCTAGTGCCcatctactacccacccagtgCCCATCTAGTACCCACCTAGTGCCCATCTACTACCCACCTAGTGCCCATCTAGTACCCGCATAGTGCCCATCTAGTACCCACCTAGTGCCCATCTAGTACCCACCCAGTGCCCATCTAGTACCCACCTAGTGCCCATCTACTACCCACCTAGTGCCCATCTACTACCCACCTAGTGCCCATCTAGTACCCACCCAGTGCCCATCTAGTACCCACCTAGTGCCcatctactacccacccagtgCCCATCTAGTACCCACCTAGTGCCCATCTAGTACCCACCTAGTGCCCATCTACTACCCACCTAGTGCCCATCTAGTACCCGCATAGTGCCCATCTAGTACCCACCTAGTGCCCATCTAGTACCCACCTAGTGCCCATCTAGTACCCACATAGTGCCCATCTAGTACCCACCTAGTGCCCATCCAGAACCTGCCTGCCAAGTGCCATCTTAGTACCCAACTAGTGCCCGTCCAGAACCTTTCTGGCCTGTCTAGTACCCACCTAGTGCCTGTCCAGAACCTGCCTGGCCTGTCTAGTACCCGCCTAGTGCCCATCCAGAACCTGTCTGGCCTGTCTAGTACCCGCCTAGTGCCTGTTTAGTGCCAACATGGATTTCAACGCACCTGTTTGTCCACTGATGGTCTCACTACTACAACTACAGCAACAGCAACGTGCATTTTGTACCGCGAAAGGCACCCAGCGTTTTACAATGAAGGGGTTTCCTCATCTACCCACCAGTGTTATGTGTAGCGCCCACCTGGGTGATGTACAGCTAGCATCATGCGCCAGAACGTGActcgccacacacaccagcttgaggtggagagtCAGTCAGTCGGAATAGTGCCATTACGGATCCCTGTATGCCAGTCTGCCCACTGACGGGCTCGCTGGGCTTGTCTGACCACTGGCACTTCCGCTGTGCTAGTGCGGTCTCGTGGCGCTGCTGATGGAGGGTGGCACTAAGGAAACTGGCAGAGTCACCAAGCTGCTCCTGGGACAGTCTCTGCCAGGCGTCATCACGTTTTCTtctaaacactgtgtgtgtgtgtgtgtgtgtgtgtcctgttgatGGAGGGTGGCACTAAGGAAACTGGCAGAGTCACCAAGCTGCTCCTGGGACAGTGTCTGCCAGGCGTCATCACGGATCTCACCGCTGCCCACCGGCTGTCTCTGGTGCTAGAGTGTGCTGCAGTAGTCTCTCTCAGGGCACTTAATGGACATTGAGAGTGACGATGAGCAAAGCGAGATCTACTAACTGCACTAGCTGCGCAATCTCCCTGTGCTAATGTTTGCTACTCTAGTCTCTCAGGGCTGGTTGGTGGGTATTGCGAGAGTGACGCTCCGCAAACTGGCACAGACACCAAGCTGCACCAGCTCCCGATACAGACATATGGGCAGGGACGTTATGGAGCTCGCTATGCCAGTCCGTCTCACCGCCAGTCCGTCTCACTGCCAGTCTCACTGTGCTGCTCTTTGCAGCTCTGGTGCCAGTCTTTAAGTGCCAGGCTGCTTATAATGCCACTCTGACGATGTCCACAAACAACACTGTCATCAACATGCACCGGCTGCTGATACACAGATATGAGCAGGGACAAATACGGAGTTCCTTATGCCAGTCTGCCTCAAGCCAGTCGTGCTGCCAGTCTGATCTCTGCAGCCCCAGTGTGCCAGTCTTAAAAGGAACGTGTCAACATTTTGGGAAATGAGCTTATTCACCATCTCTCCCAGAGTTAGGGAAGATGATGACGCACACCCTTCTCTGTCTGAAGCACCCACCGTTAGCATAGCTTAGCATACTATTAGCCTATTTCCCCAAAAGTGATGAAAGAACTCAGCCATTGTTCTATTTACATTTACTGTACAAGTCGCAGTCAATGAGAGTGTCCACAAACAACATTGTCACCACGATGCATCAGCTGCAGGTAGCAGGCACATGGGGTCGCTCTGTCTAGTGCCATTATGGATCTCGCTGCGCCAGTCTGTCCACAGATGGCCTCACTGTGCTGGTCTGACTGTGCCAGTTTGGTTGCCGTCACTCTCACTGTATTCTTTtttgtccgtgtctgtgtgtctgtgtgtgtgtgtgtgtgtgagtctgtctatgtgtgcatttatgtgtgtctgtctgtctatgtgtgcatttctgtgtgtctgtctgtctatgtgtgcatgtgtgtgtgcatgtgtgcatgtgtgtgtgcatgtgtgcacgcgtgtgtgtgtgcgtgtgtgtgtgtagagcttcCAGGAGGCGGTGGCGGAGAACGCGTGTCGTCTAAGTGGGCTCCTGGAGCTGGGGGAGGCTCTGATCCAGCGCAGCGAGCCGTGCGACGCCCAGACCATCGAGACccagctgcaggagctgctcCTCTACTGCGCACACGTCTTCGAGGGAGTGGGTCGCCTACACACACGCCTGCTCAGCATGAGACTGGTATGagactacatacatacatacatacagtacatacatacatatacatacatacttacatacacGTCTTCGAGGGAGTGGGCCGCCTACACACACGCCTGCTCAGCATGAGACTGGTATGAgactatatatacacacacatacatacatacatacatacacacacgtgttcgAGGGAGTGGGCCGCCTACACACACGCCTGCTCAGCATGAGACTGGTATGagactacatacacacacacacatacatacatacatacatacacgtgtTCGAGGGAGTGGGCCGCCTACACACACGCCTGCTCAGCATGAGACTGGTATgagactatacacacacacacatacatacatacatacatacatacacgtgtTCGAGGGAGTGGGCCGCCTACACACACGCCTGCTCAGCATGAGACTGGTATGAgactatatatacacacacatacatacatacatacatacatacatacatacatacatacatacatacacgtgtTTGAGGGAGTGggccgcctacacacacacctgctcagtATGAGACTGGTGAgatcatatacatacatacatacacacattcatacatacatacatacacacatacatacacgtgtTCGAGGGAGTGGGCCGCCTACACACACGCCTGCTCAGCATGAGACTGGTATGagactatatacacacacacacatacatacatacacacatacatacatacatacatacatacatacatacatacatacatacacgtgtTCGAGGGAGTGggccgcctacacacacacctgctcagtATGAGACTGGTGAgatcatatacatacatacatacacacattcattcatacatacatacatacatacacacattcatacacgtGTTCGAGGGAGTGGGCCGCCTACACACACGCCTGCTCACTATGAGACTGGTGAgatcatatatatacatacatacatacatacatacatacatacatacatacatacatacatacatatacacatacatacatacatacatacatacacgtgtTCGAGGGAGTGGGCCGCTTACACACACGCCTGCTCAGTATGAGACTGGTATGAgactatatacatacatacatacatacatacatacacacattcatacatacacacatacatacatacatacatacatacacgtgtTCGAGGGAGTGGGCCGCCTACACACACGCCTGCTCAGTATGAGACTGGTATGAGActatatgcacatacatacatacatacatacatacatacatacatatacatacatacttacatacacGTGTTTGAGAAAGTGGGCCGTCTACACACGCCTGCTCAGTATGAGACTGGTATGAgacttcatactgtacatacatacatacatatattctGACATACATTATTACATGCAGTTTatagcatacatacatacatacaacatacatacatacataccatcgaatacatacgtacataccATCGAATACATACACAATATACACCCCTGATTGAAATCTTCTGTGCACACTTTATTTACAGTAATGCACACATTaatgtactgtaacacacacacacacacacacacacacacacacacacacacacacacacacacacacacacacactggttgaaCTGTCAAACACACTGGTGCAGTGATCATGTACAGGCCTCAGGCCAGTCTACACACAAGCGTATCAGAGCACGAATACAGTACACCCACTGTGGGCAGGAATTTCATCacatgctcctctctctctccctctctctctctctctctctctccctctctctctcccttccccgtTTGCcactctatttttctctctgtatctatctatctattgacctctttcactctctgtcgtacacacacacacacacatacacacaaacatattaaatGGGAAGGTTAGGTCTTCCATCAGATTGATTCTACTCACCTGTTTTGCAAACGTCTGGTATCACATGTGTTCATCAGTCTGTTTCTGCACAAGGTCTGAATTCAAGACtgcagacagtcacacacactcactcctcctctctcacacacacacacacacacacacacacacacacacacacacacacacacacacactcgtctgcCGTGTGACCTGAGTCAGGTAGAGAAGGTTAATAGCTTGTGTTGTTGACTCATCCTCTTTCTTCCTGTCTTTGAGCATGTttgtagtttgtttgttttaaggaTTAATCTAagctgtgtgtgagcgagagagagagcgagagagagagagagagagaaagagagaaagaaagagagaggtcagGTGTTTCTGGgactaagctgtgtgtgtgtgtgtttttgtgtgtctgagagagatctacttgtgagtgtgttgtggaaaTTTTGTGAGCCtaagctctgtttgtgtgtgagagggattcTGATGTTTTGGCTTCTAAActgggtctgtctgtctttggtgtttatcatcgtgtgtgtgtgtgtgtgtgggtgcatgtgggtgtggggtgggggagtgtcTCAGGTGTTTCAAattctgtgcatgtgtagaACTCAGATgtttgtgacgtgtgtgtgtgtgtgtgtgtgtgtgtgtgtgtgtgtgtgtgtgtgtgtgtgtcaggtgtttgAGGAGGACTGGGCTTTGGCTTCACATGTGGACTCCGGGTGCCCGTCAGAAACGCCCCCTGATGACGAGGAGTCCTGTGATTGGTCGAGCCTCTCCAAGCCCAAGGCCGGCCCCGCCCCCTCCTCTCCGGACCACCTCCTGCTGGAGTGGGACCCTTCCGTGGACATTGGCCGCTCCGTATCCCACGACGACGCGGACTCATGTTACTTCAGCGCCATCACAGGTGAGAATACCTGGGTCCCATCACAGATGagaatacctgtgtgtgtgtgtgtgtgtgtgtgtgtgtgtgtgtgtgtgtgtgtgtgtgtgtgtgtgtatggtgcctAGCCTGTGCTACCCTGTGATGTATCATCCGGCAGGTGGGGTTCTGGTGGAGGAGCTTCTGGGCCGAGTGACCGCCAGCAGGAAGAAATCTGGCCTGAGCTCCAACGACTCTTACCGGCATACAGCACAcaaggtctcacacacacacgtgcacgcacacacacgactctTACCGGCATACAGCACAcaaggtctcacacacacacacacacacacacacacacacacacatgcacacacacacacgactcttACCGGCATACAGCACACaaggtctctcacacacacacacacacacacacacacagtcatgtgcaaaattgacAGAAAAATGCTCCAATTGTCTGGTATGTGAAGGAATTACATACAAACAGTacattttgtaataacagaATGACAAACAAGTACACATCTGATATATCTGCAGCGGTCAAACTTTTATGCGCAGCTACATCCTCAATTAAAAGAAAAggtttgcatgcatgcattgatTGCACAGTCCATTGTGCTTTACAGTGCTTGAAAGAGGCATTTTTAAACATTTCGATTAACCTCTACtaaaagtaaaaaagtaaaagaatcGGAGCAAAAGGTATAAGACCATTGTAATGTTAAAGAACACTGTTGTAATGCCATCCCACTGTAGAGCAGACGTGTCTAATCTCCATGTAACCGTAGCTCAGGGAGCTGTTTCGGGTCAAGAGAACACTCCACACAGGCGGGAGCAGAGGAGGCTCACTGGCAGATCTTTAGTGTGGTTCTGTACGGCATCTATAGGAGAAGCTGTGCTGGGAACTGTCAGGGGGGATGCAGTGATAATGTATATTGACATAAAATATGTGCATACATTTTCTGGCCAGCAACAAATGGGCAATTGAAATGCTAAAAGTACTGCATGCTTGAGATTCTCATTTTCAAAATTGAACCTCATACATAaaagccttttgtgtgtgtgtgtgtgtgtgtctgtgtgtgtgtgcgcatgcttgtgcttgtgtgcctttaagtgtgtgtgtgtttgtatgtgtctgtgtgtgtgtgtgtgtgtgtgtgtgtgtgtgtgtgtgtgtgagtgtgtgtgttaggcagagtgtatatctgtgtgagagaggggagagaaaatgagggTGGCTGTGTGTTCTTTATTACATGGGAGAATGCactcccttccacacacacactcacacacacacacacacactcacacatatgcataatTGAACTGTACAAGCCTCTGACTTCTGTGGCTTGGGCTTAAAGCAGTGCATGTGCTGCAGCCTCTCCATAGCAGTGTAGCTCATGATGAGgactccctccacctctccatagCAGTGTAGCTCATGATGAGgactccctccacctctccatagCAGTGTAGCTCATGATGAGaactccctccacctctccatagcagtggggggggggggcgggataGTGGACACCATgggtccaggtgtgtgtgggggggggggtactggaCACCAGGGTCCAGGTGTGGTCGTGCTTGAGATTTATATTTCCAGTGTTCTAAGGGAAGCATCAGAGGACAAACAGAGCAGAGGAAATGggagacatactgtacgcagGAGAAGAGCTCTTAATGAAAGGTGCAGTAGTGTGTTGAAACGTACGCAGAGGAAGTCTTGGAGTAGTGTGTTGAAACGTACGAGGAAGAGTTCTTAATGAAGAGTTCAGTTCAGAGGGTgcagtagtgtgttgtgtgtgtgtgtgtgtgtgagtgtgtgtacagtgtcaacactgctgctgctgctgctgctgctgctgctgctgcatctgcaTCCTGTATCCTGTTCAAGTACTAGTActaatacatgcatacacaccttAACACCCactaactctcacacacaccaacctccatacatacatacatacatacatacacagaggcaCAAAAGACAACTAAGAATGCCGTTGACAGGCTCATCCTGTCTCTCCaaaacgagagagagcgagaaagtgtgtgtgtgtgtgtgtgtgtgtgtgtatgtgtgtgtgggcatgcgtACGTATGCATGTTTGGACAGGATGAAAGCATTTGTACACCCTCTTCCTACCAAAGGGAGCACTCTTCATTCTACACAATGAATGACTTATGAGTTCTGCTTTTTATAGGAGACTTCTCATACTGACTCCAGCTACTTCCTcttcacacaggtgtgtgtgagcagaggtgAAAGCACCACGCCAGTCCCACGAGCACCTGCGGCCACACCCTCAGGTGAGCCTCCCCACCCCATGACCCACAGGTAACCCACACCTCCATGCAGACCGTGATGATGGATCACCACTCCCATTCATATCAATGGAAGTTGCCAGGCTACCAGATTCAGCCCAGCAAATATGGAAATGAGTGCTTACCTGTTTCACCGGTGTACTTTACTGGTGGAAGCCTGCGGaaagcacctgcagcagcacagtAACCAGAAACCACATGGCTTGGTCACACTTGTGCGTGATTGTGACCAGTCCTTTGATTGAGTGGTCATTAAGCATTGGGAAATAAGCATAGCAATAGAGAAACTTGCGTTAAATTTGTATGTGTGGGATGGTGAGGGTACACAAGCCGAGTCAgaatgatgctgtgtgtgattgcgtgtgtgATTGCTctgcgtgtgactgtgtgtggttgCTCTGCTACTGTAGGCCTCAGTGTAGTGCCTTCTGATAcccctgactgtgtgtgtgtggttgctctGCTACTGTAGGCCTCAGTGTAGTGCCCTCTGATGccctgactgtgtgtgatgtctCTGCTAGGCCTCAGTGACTGCAGCGTTGGCAGCGTTGGCAGCGATGGCGGCAGCGTCCACGAGCGGCTCGCCCTGCGGTACACCTCCACCCCCGCCGCGCCCGCACGCGCCCCGGAGccagtgacctttgaccccgaGCGCATCAGCGCATGGCTGGGTCAGACGGGGTGCCACGTTGCCAAGGCGCCCGAGAGAGGGCCGTCCTCCAAGTCAGTCCAGACGGAGGACACTATGgaggtatgtctgtgtctgtgtctgtgtctgtgtctgtgtctgtgtctgtgtctgtgtctgtgtctgtgtctgtgtctgtgtctgtgtctgtgtctgcgtctgtgtctgtgtcgtctgtgtctgtgtctgtgtctgtgtctgtgtgtgtgtttttaatctcCCCATGCCTGGTAATGTCTATTCTCTCCTTCTTCATTACACGTACGGTGCGCTGCGTCAGCTGTGCGTTTGATTGGCTGATTTGGCCGTTATGACCCTGTGGATTACGGTTTGATCTGATGAGCGAGCGAGACGCTTCCCGTcacccacagtgtgtgtgtgtgtgtgtgtgtgtgtgtgtgtgtgtgtgtgtgacgcttcCCGTCACCCAAGGGATCATGAGAAAAGGAATAATAATCTCAATCCCACACCATCTCTGCCTCAGATTAAGCACAGGTCATTTCGACGGCACTTCCTGCGTCTGGACAGCCTGTCTGCTAGTGTGTGATGTCACGCTGAATGATGGATTTCCAGGACGAGGCCTTAATCTCCGGCCCGGCCTTAACGGCTTGTTTTCGGCGCGGATTCTCATCTCAAAACGCCACTTTGGCCGCAGCCCAGCGCCAAATCCTTGGCTGCAAGGACGACCAGATGAATATTAAATTGACAAAGGCCGGACGTGTCAGATTGTCGTATGATATTTTAACGTGCTTGACCTTTCTCTGCGGCCCAGTACCCACAGGGCAATGAGACCACTCAACAGACATCAATCAGATGCGTGCTCTTAAAGCCTCGCTGAACTGCTTAGACAATGTAATGAAATGTCTTTCCGTGTTAACGGTAGTTACAGTGTAGTAGCCGTTTCTATTTTGAAAAGCCAAGAGGCGTTTCTGGTCGTTTTGGCTGACCGACATAGCGGATGCCTGCGTGGTCTGTAATGCATTTCTGAGATGCCACATGCGTTTGGTCATCGCCATGGCTCCAGAGAATGCAGGCTTTGTGCGACCACTAGTGATCGGCCGTTACGCGCGGAAAATTAAATCGCGGACAAATCAAATTAAGGCCAAGTGCACGGTGGTTCGTGCGGCGTCACAGGAATATGGCATTCCAGACAGAAGGTCCTATCGTGTTAGTCCGGCCATACTCAAAAACAAGGTAAAGGAGGCGCTTTCCTGAggttgtttgttggtttgtttgtttgttttgtttgtttgtttttgtccagACCCACTGGACTCTGGGTGTTGAGTGAAGCACATTAGCTGTGAGCAGCTGTCAAAGCAGCGGTTATAAAGACGTTATTTTATATTATTAAAAcagggaggtttttttttttccgactGCCACTTTTTCCTGTTCACTGGCTCTAATTAAGCTCCCTCACAAGAGTCACTCCGCCTGCgattaaaggagagagagagagagagagagagagagagagagagagagagagagagagagagagagagagagagagagagagagaaaaatgaataAGAAAATGGATTTAGCcggagagtggagagggagagaaagatggaagggGGAGAAGAGACAGAATAAGAGGGAATACTGTATGATggaatggaggaagagaggaagacacaggatgaagcgagagagaggaagtgagagaggaagaaggaaaagAGGTGATAAAGAGCTTattggaagagagggagaaaagagaggttgAAAAGAGGCACTTAAAACAAGAGggagagcacaagagagaggACCGGTttagaaaggagaaaaagacgTGCAGAGAGCGactgaggtggagagggaggggtgaacGAGAAGTGAacgcaagagagagaatgggagacaGAGGTCTAGAAACACAAGagatacgagagagagagaagaggaggtgcacagagagagagagagagagagagagagagagagagagagagagagagagagagagagagagagagagagagagagagagagagagagagagagagagagagagagagagagagagagagagagagagagagagagagagagaggacgaggtgcacagagagagagagagagagaggacgaggtgcacagagagagagagagaagaggaggcacgcagagagcgagagagaggatcCCAGGAAAGAGAATAGCTGGGAGATGCTCCACTGATGAGGGGCCTGATTGCCTCGGCGAAGCCTAGAAACCCTGCGTatgagcggggggggggggggggggggggagcagaaaGCAGGCCATTTCCATTTCAAAGAGCCTCTCGTCATGTCGCCGTGCCTCGCAGCTAATTGGCAGCTTTACAGGGAGCgcgaagagcagagagagagagagaaatggagggagagagagagagagtgaagagagggagagatagagcagagggagagagagagagcaaagagaaaaagagaaggggtgagagagagagagagtgctaacTGGCTCTTTAATGGTTTCCATAATTGTGGGCAAGAACATAaaaaggattgtgtgtgtgtgtgtgtgtgtttgttatgtgggCTGGGGaggcagaagagagggaggcggaaagagggaagacagagagagagagagagagagagagagggagagagagagcgagcaagtgagagagagtgtgattgagtgaaaaaaagaaaaaagataaaataaaatgaattgtCAATGATGGACAAGCAGGGGAGACAGAGCCCTAATCACCCCTTGGTGTGAGACAGagggcaaaagtgtgtgtgtgtgtgtgtgtgtgtgtgtgtgtgtgtgtgtacgtgcatgctcGCATGCGTGCACAGCAAAACCTCATTTACTTAATGGAGGACTTGATTTTACAGTTATTCTGTAACAGACATACTGTCACATGCAGTAAagtctttcttgtgtgtgtg
The Sardina pilchardus chromosome 13, fSarPil1.1, whole genome shotgun sequence genome window above contains:
- the si:ch211-137a8.2 gene encoding nesprin-2, whose translation is MPGEESPPASAPITQETSAITPVPITWETSAITPIPITRETGSPGSRDREGALPSSSSSPPPLHLGWLDQYLEPTRGLSQTDSPKEWPWPGPLCQDGSLSLEGQLERRWLQWYEFMTDRSHLENWLQRAEQMAAAPNTCHVPHAVAKEELTKFQALQAECQSRVAQLDSVTLRSRSLLRLFDGAMRARLVAMAKDCSQRWDRLTEAVECICRRLRHCVGQREAFELQREDMAVWLADMDLRLTEVEHCSTHSTVTKMHQLQSFQEAVAENACRLSGLLELGEALIQRSEPCDAQTIETQLQELLLYCAHVFEGVGRLHTRLLSMRLVFEEDWALASHVDSGCPSETPPDDEESCDWSSLSKPKAGPAPSSPDHLLLEWDPSVDIGRSVSHDDADSCYFSAITGGVLVEELLGRVTASRKKSGLSSNDSYRHTAHKETSHTDSSYFLFTQVCVSRGESTTPVPRAPAATPSGLSDCSVGSVGSDGGSVHERLALRYTSTPAAPARAPEPVTFDPERISAWLGQTGCHVAKAPERGPSSKSVQTEDTMERLEEGPFCPSYQEEEEEEEEEEEEEEEEERPLLKPCASWWPEVSTARLRKVPWILLVLLGLLLAILLGLGVAALYPEVACHRANGQTRSFQLALHYVNGPPPT